The nucleotide window ACCGGGGTCGCCGGGTTCGCGGTGGCCAACACCGTCACGACACTGTCCGCGGACTACGCACTGACGATGGTGGCGCGCTTCGTCGCCGGCGTGGCCGCGGGCGTCGTCTGGGCACTGCTCGCCGGCTACGCGCGCCGGCTCGTCCCGGACAACCAGGGCAAGGCCATCGCCGTCGTGATGGCCGGCATCCCGCTGGCCCTGTCGCTCGGCATCCCGGCCGGGACGTTCCTCGGCGGCCTGCTCGGCTGGCGCTCGGCGTTCGGCGTCATGTCGGTGATCGCGGTGGTGCTGCTCGCCTGGATCGCCGCGGCGGTGCCCGACGAGCCCGGGCAGGCGACCGGCCGGACGCCGGTCCTGCGCACGCTCGCCGTCCCCGGTGTCGTGCCCGTGCTCGCCGTGACGCTCGTGTTCGTGCTGGCCCACACCGTGCTCTACACCTACGTCGCCACCTTCCTCGCGCACGCCGGGCTGGGCGACGCGGTCGACGTCGTCCTGCTGGTGTTCGGCGTCGCGTCGATGGCGGGCATCGGCATCGTCGGCGCCCGGATCGACCGGGCGCTGCGGACGCTGACGGTGCTCAGCACCCTCGGCGTCGCACTCGCCGCCACGCTGCTGGCCGGGTTCGCGGGCAGTCCGGTGCTGGTCTACGTCGCCGTGGCGCTGTGGGGACTCGGCTGGGGCGGCGTCCCGACGCTGCTGCAGACGGCGGCCGGGAACGCCGGCGGCGAGGCGGCGGACAACGCGCAGGCCATGCTGGTCACGCTGTGGAACGCGGCGATGGCCGCGGGCGGGGTGGCCGGCGGGGTCCTGCTCGACGCCGCCGGGCCCGCGTCCTTCCCGTGGACGCTGCTCGTGCTCCTGCTGCCGGTGCTCGCGGTGGTGCTCGGCGCGCGGCGGCACGGGTTCCCGGCGCAATCCTAAGTGGACGAAGGGCCCGGACGCGCTCGCGCCCGGGCCCTCCAGCTCTGGTTCAGCAGCGGCCGGCGATGGCCCGCAGCAGTTCGGCGTCCGCCGTGTCGCCGGACAGCTCCCAGGCGAACACCCCGCCGAGCCCCTGCGACCTGGCGTAACCGGCCTTCGCCGACGCCGTCTCCGGCGTGTCGTAGCTCCACCACTGCGAGCCGCACTTCGCGTACGCGGTGCCCGCGACCCGGCCGTTGGCGGGGCACCGGGTCTTGAGCACCTTGTAGTCCTCGACGCCGGCTTCGTAGGTGCCGGGCGCGGGGCCGGTGGCCGTGCCGCCCGGCTGCTGCTGCGTCACGCCGTCCCAGCCGCGGCCGTAGAAGCCGAGGCCCAGCAACATCTTCGACGACGGCACGCCCTGGCGGCGCAGCTTCTGGATCGCCGCGTCGGCGTAGTAGCCGGCGCTCGGGATGCCCGGGTAGGCGCGCAGCGGCGAGTGCGGCGCGGTGGGCCCGGTCGGGCTGGCACCGGCGACGAAGTAGTCGTAGGTCATCACGTTGTACCAGTCGAGGTAGCGGCTCGCGGCGCCGTACTCGGTGGCGTCGATCTTGCCGCCCGCCGAGCCGTCCGCGGTGATCGCGGCGGTCACCAGCTGGCGCCCGAACTTCGCGCGCAGCGCCTTGACCAGCCCGGTGAACGCCTTCGGCCCGCTGGCGTCGCAGGTGTTGCCGCAGGCGTTGGGGTACTCCCAGTCGACGTCGATCCCGTCGAAGACGCCGGCCCAGCGCGGGTCGTTGACCAGGTTGTAGCAGGACTCCGCGAACGCGGCCGGGTTCTTCGCCGCCTCGGTGAAGCCCGCCGACCACGTCCAGCCGCCGAAGGACCACAGCACCTTCAGCTTCGGGTGCAGCTTCTTGAGCTCGCGGATCTGGTTGAAGCTGCCGTGCAGCGCCCCGGGTTCGGTGCTGTCGGCCTGGCCGCTGACGCTCGTGGCGGCGTCGTAGGGCATGTCGTGGTCGGCCCACGGGTCGCCGACCGCGCAGCCGCCGCCCGTGACGTTGCCGAACGCGTAGTTGATGTGGGTCAGCTTCGCGGCCGAACCCGACGTCTCGATGTCCTTGACGTGGTAGCCGCGGGCGTAGACGTCCCAGTCGGCAAAGTAGGCCATCACCTTGCCCCGGCTCTGGCCGGCGTCCGCG belongs to Amycolatopsis tolypomycina and includes:
- a CDS encoding MFS transporter; translation: MTNLRPRTLPLAALLALTTAAFVTVLTEALPAGVLPGMSAGLGVGEAAAGQAVTIYALGTALTAIPLSAATAAWSRKRLLLTGVAGFAVANTVTTLSADYALTMVARFVAGVAAGVVWALLAGYARRLVPDNQGKAIAVVMAGIPLALSLGIPAGTFLGGLLGWRSAFGVMSVIAVVLLAWIAAAVPDEPGQATGRTPVLRTLAVPGVVPVLAVTLVFVLAHTVLYTYVATFLAHAGLGDAVDVVLLVFGVASMAGIGIVGARIDRALRTLTVLSTLGVALAATLLAGFAGSPVLVYVAVALWGLGWGGVPTLLQTAAGNAGGEAADNAQAMLVTLWNAAMAAGGVAGGVLLDAAGPASFPWTLLVLLLPVLAVVLGARRHGFPAQS
- a CDS encoding glycoside hydrolase family 18 protein, with product MRKRIAVVALALAGASVVAPPADAGQSRGKVMAYFADWDVYARGYHVKDIETSGSAAKLTHINYAFGNVTGGGCAVGDPWADHDMPYDAATSVSGQADSTEPGALHGSFNQIRELKKLHPKLKVLWSFGGWTWSAGFTEAAKNPAAFAESCYNLVNDPRWAGVFDGIDVDWEYPNACGNTCDASGPKAFTGLVKALRAKFGRQLVTAAITADGSAGGKIDATEYGAASRYLDWYNVMTYDYFVAGASPTGPTAPHSPLRAYPGIPSAGYYADAAIQKLRRQGVPSSKMLLGLGFYGRGWDGVTQQQPGGTATGPAPGTYEAGVEDYKVLKTRCPANGRVAGTAYAKCGSQWWSYDTPETASAKAGYARSQGLGGVFAWELSGDTADAELLRAIAGRC